A DNA window from Cutaneotrichosporon cavernicola HIS019 DNA, chromosome: 2 contains the following coding sequences:
- a CDS encoding uncharacterized protein (Tubulin folding cofactor D C terminal), whose amino-acid sequence MPQSSFPTVTLGDRGGGARPANFDASTIPVVFNANMSATPPPERCQDDFDDSDPTYTHFQRRAEFMPLLSNFLSIDLAAEPTPGEDKEEGALVTQLGNILDYYLPMPGLLDPALDDIVPPLMARLASSLEHMLASKSLSPARLARLGRVVNWVVKVRGWKAVIPYFPSALGHLHVLIALLPDPRLASDDAWELRAVLLLWLALLLTVPFSLSALSDEPTGTGLDVPSHARLFAAPSSDLAARVILLVLPLLNRPGREGEYAALVLARLFARDDAVQGLPGFLDWAGAELSDGEREREANFVTSLLSFLAVLPAMIDASHLPTLSAFYVDVLIPHLAGGATAASSGLIRKLAIKARGRWWLARLRDDMDGVEDVLDDLMTALSDKDTIVRYSAAKYLARIAALLPHEFAEEIAAATVGLFAGTEDEPVLETSFGAVVDPGGSAAGCGAMGLGGTEASRGEARWHGVCLAVAELARRGLLSDVGTAVPWVLKALGFDLRRASHSVGANVRDAGAYVLWSLSRAARPEQLAPFAESMATALVCAATLDREVGVRRAASAAFQEGVGRLGLYPSGIDVLAKTDFYSVSVRRKAFANAAPAVAAHPVYRAALREQLHNITLRHWDVAMSTAGAVTLAELLALAPEDVPDATARELAFVPALDPASTHGALLALAQIAPSVNDEKKNEFIAALARVRAAALITSNAAEIITAGCALVEAALTPTTDFTSAQRFIDAAERRREPEVHEALAAAGRKYSQVFEPAVVESFTRRAVEHLESARPTQRQANALLLGHIQYRSRDAAEAPLEALLGLLEPATKADVETRRNAVRSIADVAVQSVGDKLILDVPSYARVVAALTKALDDYATDQRGDVGSWVRAAAVRALSRVLVAAASAPMPLELVSQDAFAAATGGMAKQALEKLDVVRGASTVAWGDLLAANADVVWAWPGSRCMLDGKQMRPSSEWFGAGLELLRTPARAAMLAGLVQTAGSALHSSSDRAAGPLTRWLAALPTGDEVHTLVLTDLCTLLASNLGANRIAVPTLTTLARLFVAGPAVLEPTSYTRALSLATRGVPTLKSIDRITAALRLVVAALTLPFAEARTTAAAALSPFLAHRFPRIRAATAESLYLALQEEGDVEPELEEILLETSWAEEANAVLATHVAELVGVHVA is encoded by the exons ATGCCCCAGTCTAGCTTTCCCACGGTCACCCTCGGCGatcgaggtggaggtgcaCGACCCGCGAACTTCGACGCGTCCACCATCCCAGTCGTCTTCAACGCCAACATGTCGGCCACTCCGCCTCCCGAAAGGTGCCAGGACGACTTCGATGACTCAGACCCGACTTACACTCACTTTCAGCGTCGGGCCGAGTTCATGCCCTTGCTCTCCAACTTTCTCTCCATCGACCTCGCTGCCGAACCAACACCCGGAGAGGACAAGGAAGAGGGCGCCCTCGTGACCCAACTGGGCAACATT CTCGACTACTACCTTCCGATGCCCGGGCTGCTGGACCCAGCGCTTGATGATATCGTTCCCCCTCTCATGGCCAGACTCGCATCTTCCCTCGAGCACATGCTGGCGAGCAAGTCGCTTAGCCCAGCCAGGCTtgcgcgtctcggccgGGTCGTTAACTGGGTGGTGAAAGTGCGCGGGTGGAAAGCCGTCATCCCCTACTTCCCCTCTGCCCTGGGACACCTACacgtcctcatcgccctccttccGGACCCCCGCCTGGCCTCCGACGACGCGTGGGAGCTCCGAgctgtcctcctcctctggctTGCGCTCCTCTTAACGGTGCCATTTAGCCTATCTGCGCTCTCAGACGAGCCCACAGGGACCGGGCTCGATGTGCCGAGCCACGCACGCCTCTTTGCCGCGCCCAGTTCggacctcgccgcgcgcgtcatcctcctcgtcctccctctcctcaacCGGCCcggacgagaaggagagtACGCTGCGCTAGTCCTGGCGCGGCTGTTTGCTCGCGACGATGCGGTACAGGGCCTCCCCGGCTTCCTGGACTGGGCGGGCGCGGAGCTCTcggatggcgagcgcgagcgtgaggCCAACTTTGTCACCTCCCTCCTATCCTTCCTGGCCGTCCTGCCAGCCATGATCGACGCgtcccacctccccactCTGTCTGCCTTCTATGTCGACGTTCTCATCCCACACCTtgcgggcggcgcgactGCCGCATCCTCCGGCCTGAtccgcaagctcgccatcaaggcgcgcggccgctgGTGGCTCGCCCGCCTgcgcgacgacatggacggcgtcgaggatgtgctcgacgacctcatGACCGCTCTCAGCGACAAGGACACAATCGTACGCTACTCTGCAGCCAAGTATCTTGCGCGCATCGCtgccctccttccccacGAGTTTGCCGAGGAAATCGCTGCCGCCACTGTTGGATTGTTCGCGGGGACTGAGGACGAGCCAGTCCTCGAGACGAGCTTTGGTGCTGTCGTAGATCCGGGTGGCAGCGCAGCCGGCTGCGGAGCAATGGGATTAGGAGGGACAGAGGCAAGCCGAGGCGAGGCAAGGTGGCACGGCGTCTGTCTTGCTGTGGctgagctcgcgcgccgcggcctcctctccgaCGTTGGTACCGCCGTACCATGGGTACTGAAGGCGCTGGGTTTCGACTTGCGCCGCGCCTCTCATTCCGTCGGTGCCAACGTCCGCGATGCTGGCGCCTATGTACTTTGGAGCCTgagccgcgccgcgcgtcccgagcagctcgcgccgTTCGCAGAGAGTATGGCAACGGCTCTCGTGTGTGCTGCAACACTCGACCGCGAGGTCGGTGTTCGTCGTGCTGCTAGTGCCGCCTTCCAGGAAGGCGTGGGCCGCCTGGGACTCTATCCATCGGGCATCGACGTACTCGCCAAAACCGACTTCTACTCTGTCAGCGTGCGCCGCAAGGCGTTCGCAAACGCGGCCCCTGCTGTGGCCGCACACCCGGTCTACCGCGCCGCCTTGAGGGAACAACTGCACAACATCACGCTGCGGCACTGGGACGTGGCTATGTCCACGGCAGGAGCTGTGACGCTCGCGGAGCTCCTGGCACTTGCACCGGAGGACGTGCCAGACGCTACCGCTCGTGAACTCGCTTTCGTTCCCGCCCTCGACCCGGCCAGCACACATGGAGCGCTGCTTGCGCTGGCGCAGATCGCACCGTCTGTCAacgacgagaagaagaacgAG ttcATCGCTGCACTCGCTcgcgtccgcgccgcggcgctcaTCACGTCCAACGCTGCCGAAATCATCACCGCCGGCTGCgcactcgtcgaggccgcctTGACCCCCACGACAGACTTTACGTCAGCGCAGCGGTTCATCGACGCTGCGGAACGACGCCGTGAGCCGGAGGTACACGAGGCGCTTGCCGCCGCAGGGCGAAAGTACTCCCAAGTGTTCGAGCCGGCCGTTGTGGAGAGTTTTACGCGCCGCGCAGTGGAGCATCTCGAAAGCGCCCGGCCGACACAGCGGCAAGCAAacgctctcctcctcggccacaTACAGTATCGCTCGCGGGATGCAGCGGAGGCGCCTCTCGAAgcgcttctcggcctcctggAGCCCGCTaccaaggccgacgtcgagacgCGGCGGAACGCCGTGCGGTCGATCGCAGACGTCGCTGTGCAGAGTGTGGGCGACAAGTTGATCC tcgACGTGCCGAGCTACGCCCGTGTCGTGGCCGCCCTGACGAAGGCATTGGACGACTACGCGACTGATCAGCGCGGTGACGTTGGCTCTTGGGttcgcgcggcggccgtgcGCGCGCTCTCACGTGTGCTGGTCGCGGCCGCTTCGGCACCTATGCCCCTGGAACTGGTTTCGCAAGACGCATTCGCCGCAGCAACTGGTGGCATGGCGAAGCAGGCActcgagaagctcgacgtcgtgcgCGGAGCATCCACTGTAGCATGGGGtgacctcctcgctgcaAATGCGGATGTGGTGTGGGCCTGGCCCGGATCGCGGTGCATGCTCGACGGCAAGCAGATGCGACCCAGCTCTGAGTGGTTTGgcgccggccttgagctgctccGCACGCCTGCGCGGGCGGCGATGCTCGCGGGCCTCGTCCAGACCGCCGGTAGCGCTCTGCATTCGAGT TCCGATCGCGCTGCAGGGCCCCTCACGCGCTGGCTGGCCGCTCTCCCgactggcgacgaggtccataccctcgtcctcaccgACCTCTGCACGCTCTTAGCCTCGAACCTCGGCGCGAATCGCATCGCCGTCCCGaccctcaccaccctcgCTCGCTTGTTCGTGGCCGGGCCAGCTGTCCTCGAGCCCACGAGCTATACTCGCGCCTTATCACTCGCAACACGCGGCGTCCCCACACTGAAGAGCATTGACCGCATCACCGCCGCCCtacgcctcgtcgtcgccgccctcaccctccccttTGCAGAGGCGCGGACCACAGCTGCCGCTGCGCTGTCACCATTCCTCGCACATCGATTCCCACGTATCCGCGCCGCGACTGCGGAGAGCCTTTACCTCGCGCTgcaggaagagggagacgTTGAGcccgagcttgaggagatATTGTTGGAGACGAGttgggcggaggaggctAATGCGGTGTTGGCCACTCACGTGGCGGAACTCGTGGGAGTGCATGTGGCGTAA
- the GYP1 gene encoding uncharacterized protein (Domain in Tre-2, BUB2p, and Cdc16p. Probable Rab-GAPs), with amino-acid sequence MNQPNAPPARPHSAHAYMAVPAIFRTASGRSAPSRPALRNSARASLSSSSIRQTEWEDAWDSSSDREDDEEPATSARAAPIPIRASRVSPTASGLSHSGGNSSSISTSWVSASYHPTPVKATPPVGGQPAHRAVVETENGAAAPESKLGAWEMVEPDEAEEEGRRAAGREALRADCEDVLRDPMQLLAGLTLSSAPGSPRASPSLGSRAPSGHASPRPGSGISISRQRSVRTERRRDKFAKILSCDTVSSVDIAALKRLAWNGVPEEVRPIVWQLLLNYLPLPLAPRLVTLTRKRKEYAALVEQYFGRGPAFLDQQIWHQIEIDVPRTRPGAPLWSCSATQRALERILYVWAIRHPASGYVQGINDLATPFFEVFLSAYVSVDPERFDVSHLPQDVLAAVEADSFWCLTKLLDGIQDHYISQQPGIQRLVKRMGELVKRIDSPLATHFEDQGVEYMQFAFRWMNCLLMREISVKCTIRMWDSYLSEGADAFSQFHLYVCCALLVKFSDKLRDMDFQEMIIFLQRLPTNDWSDNEIELLLSEAFVLKSVWQGADNHFANLPMREGLPSMMGR; translated from the exons ATGAACCAACCCAACGCACCTCCGGCAAGGCCCCACTCGGCCCACGCATACATGGCCGTCCCTGCCATCTTCCGCACTGCATCTGGCCGCTCTGCTCCTTCAAGACCAGCGCTACGCAACTCGGCCCGTGCAAGTCTCTCCTCCAGCAGCATCCGCCAGACAGAGTGGGAGGACGCCTGGGACTCGTCTTCCGAccgcgaggacgatgaggaacCCGCCACCTCGGCACGAGCGGCGCCCATACCGAtccgcgcgtcgcgcgtgTCGCCAACAGCTTCAGGCCTGTCTCACTCGGGCGGCAACTCCAGCTCAATCTCGACGTCATGGGTCAGCGCAAGCTaccaccccaccccagTTAAAGCGACTCCGCCAGTTGGGGGCCAACCGGCCCATCGCGCAGTCGTGGAAACGGAGAACGGTGCAGCAGCGCCCGAATCCAAGCTCGGCGCATGGGAGATGGTCGAgcccgacgaggccgaggaggaagggagacGAGCTGCCGGGAGGGAAGCTCTGCGCGCCGATTGCGAAGATGTGTTGCGTG accCTAtgcagctcctcgcgggCCTGACACTCTCATCAGCTCCGGGATCACCAcgagcgtcgccgagcCTCGGAAGCAGAGCGCCATCAGGGCACGCATCCCCTCGTCCAGGGAGTGGTATCAGCATCTCGCGCCAACGCTCGGTGCGCAccgagcggcggcgagacaAGTTCGCAAAGATACTGAGCTGTGACACTGTCAGCTCGGTAGACATCGCCGCGCTTAAACGCCTTGCGTGGAACGGCGTGCCAGAGGAAGTACGCCCGATCGTGTGGCAGCTGCTACTC aacTATCTTCCCCTGCCGCTCGCACCACGCCTCGTAACACTGACGCGAAAACGGAAGGAGTACGCGGCCCTTGTCGAGCAGTACTTTGGGCGAGGGCCAGCCTTTCTCGACCAGCAG ATCTGGCATCAGATCGAGATAGACGTGCCACGTACACGGCCCGGTGCGCCTCTCTGGTCCTGCTCCGCGACGCagcgcgccctcgagcgcatcctATACGTGTGGGCAATCCGGCATCCGGCCAGCGGGTACGTGCAGGGCATCAACGACCTCGCGACGCCGTTCTTCGAGGTCTTCCTTAGCGCATACGTCTCGGTCGACCCGGAGCGCTTCGACGTCTCGCACCTCCCGCAGGATGtgctcgcggccgtcgaggcggatAGCTTCTGGTGTCTCACGAAGCTGCTCGACGGGATTCAGGACCACTACATCTCGCAGCAGCCAGGCATCCAGCGTCTCGTGAAGCGCATGGGTGAGCTCGTGAAGCGTATCGACTCACCACTCGCCACACACTTCGAGGACCAGGGAGTCGAGTACATGCAGTTTGCGTTCCGGTGGATGAACTGCCTCCTCATGCGCGAGATCAGTGTCAAGTGCACGATCCGGATGTGGGACAGTTACTTG tccgagggcgccgacgccTTCTCCCAGTTCCACCTGTACGTGTGctgcgcgctcctcgtcaagtTCAGCGACAAGTTGCGCGACATGGACTTCCAGGAGATGATCATCTTCCTGCAGCGCCTCCCGACGAACGATTGGAGCGACAACGAGATCGAGCTGCTCCTCTCCGAGGCGTTCGTGCTCAAGAGCGTGTGGCAAGGTGCCGACAACCACTTTGCAAACCTTCCCATGCGCGAGGGGCTACCGAGCATGATGGGACGGTAG
- a CDS encoding uncharacterized protein (PWI domain), with product MSIQEATASPDFKQWLVIALEPICDAEPDVLADYFIAWLVTDSDPVRASWTDDQWEEYAANDLQDFLADQALPFVKAAFQTIRSKSYLPAAPLLAPAPGQPPQAPHSLPANPMVSQSPGDVDMGEGERRPRQRCRDYHERGFCMRGADCQFEHSDDMIIPTAEMMFAQMGNFMGPQGRGGFRGRGRGRGRGGPPMPFDPHMGGMMPPMFFPGPGGPGGPGGPGGPGGPGGPGGRGGRPAPPPEFALGASRPPRDRNGNTLLITEIPRENCNMASITEYFSQFGDVTNVAVEGHSRRALVSFTSNGEAYQAWKSDAAVFDNRHVKVLWHKPLPGHGGAGQKALEASKTLLENMKRLEAGEDLQGNHQVKLEGPESRLRKTLAELETRERNQKRETLIAEQKVLFARAGTASQEDKMEILKRVKEIKLELAVIENPPKEEMSAKDKLDAQLAKHGMETSGGDEEELLRLNAQLTALRDKASTMGIPQRYSPYNRGAPRGRGRGRGRGRGGYGGFGAMRLDNRSKAVHVSGDGLQGSADAVLEWYRSTGGNVEQVSDGVLVTYPSREAAEKALARGTGEIAGLSGEISAKWHGSGGDEIQVHAGEVEMGDEERERGERE from the exons ATGTCAATCCAAGAGGCAACAGCCTCACCAGACTTCAAACAATGGCTCGTAATAGCTCTCGAGCCAAT TTGCGACGCAGAGcccgacgtcctcgccgactaCTTCATAGCATGGCTCGTCACCGACTCGGACCCGGTACGCGCGTCATGGACCGACGACCAGTGGGAGGAATACGCGGCCAACGACCTGCAGGACTTTCTTGCGGACCAGGCCCTGCCGTTCGTCAAGGCCGCCTTCCAGACCATCCGCTCCAAGAGCTACCTCCCGGCCGCGCCTCTACTCGCACCGGCACCTGGGCAGCCACCACAGGCCCCGCACTCCCTTCCTGCTAACCCCATGGTCTCCCAGAGCCCGGGTGACGTCGATatgggcgagggagagcgAAGACCGAGGCAGCGCTGCAGGGATTACCATG aacGCGGCTTTTGCATGCGCGGCGCCGACTGCCAGTTCGAGCACAGCGACGACATGATTATCCCTACCGCCGAGATGATGTTTGCGCAAATGGGCAACTTTATGGGCCCACAGGGCCGCGGCGGCTTccgcgggcgaggaagaggacgcgGGCGCGGTGGGCCACCGATGCCCTTCGACCCGCACATGGGTGGCATGATGCCACCGATGTTCTTCCCCGGTCCCGGAGGGCCAGGAGGACCAGGAGGACCAGGCGGTCCAGGTGGGCCAGGCGGTCCAGGTGGGCGTGGCGGGAGGCCAgccccgccgcccgagTTTGCTCTCGGCGCATCGCGTCCCCCGCGCGACCGCAACGGGAACAcgctcctcatcaccgAGATCCCGCGTGAGAACTGCAACATGGCCTCGATCACCGAGTACTTCTCTCAGTTCGGCGACGTTACCAACGTTGCGGTTGAGGGACACTCCCGCCGGGCGCTCGTGAGCTTCACTAGCAACGGCGAGGCGTACCAGGCGTGGAAGAGCGATGCTGCCGTCTTCGACAACCGCCACGTCAAGGTGTTGTGGCACAAGCCCCTGCCCGGTCACGGCGGGGCGGGACagaaggcgctcgaggccagCAAGACGCTGCTCGAGAACATGAAGCgtctcgaggccggcgaggaccTCCAAGGCAACCACcaggtcaagctcgagggcCCGGAGAGCCGGCTGCGCAAgacgctcgccgagctcgagacgcgcgagcgcaaccAGAAGCGCGAGACACTCATCGCCGAGCAGAAGGTGTTGTTTGCGCGCGCAGGCACCGCGAGCCAGGAGGACAAGATGGAGATTCTGAagcgcgtcaaggagaTCAAGCTCGAACTGGCCGTGATTGAAAACCCGCCGAAGGAGGAAATGAGCGCGaaggacaagctcgacgcccaGCTTGCTAAGCACGGCATGGAGACGTCAGGtggggacgaggaggagctcctccgcTTGAATGCGCAGCTCACAGCGTTACGGGACAAG GCATCCACCATGGGCATTCCCCAGCGCTACTCGCCATACAACCGAGGCGCGCCACGCGGACGCGGGCGTGGTCGTGGCAGGGGTCGCGGCGGGTACGGCGGCTTTGGCGCGATGCGCCTCGACAACCGCTCCAAGGCCGTGCATGTTTCTGGCGACGGGCTGCAGGGctccgccgacgccgtgcTCGAGTGGTACCGATCGACAGGCGGCAACGTCGAGCAAGTGTCTGACGGCGTTTTGGTGACGTACCCCAGCCGCGAGGCTGCGGAGAAGGCGCTCGCACGCGGCACGGGCGAGATCGCTGGCTTGAGCGGAGAGATTAGCGCCAAGTGGCACGGTagtggcggcgacgagatccAGGTGCACGCTGGTGAAGTTGAGATGGGCGATgaagagcgcgagcgcggcgagcgcgagtaG
- a CDS encoding uncharacterized protein (Cupin domain) → MTSYAPLRRIITSHAAADTDGTNVVLHDTSIPLRPALEGNAGLAPLFATVGLPAISTATLSDTEIKAAEALAPSVVTPGGVNAQVTELAPHFRVEMHRTNSLDYNVFVSGSAYLITPKGGGEERTLVKAGEVVVQRGTLHAWEATAEGARWVTVVVAALSVEIGGKELEEVMFW, encoded by the coding sequence ATGACAAGCTACGCCCCCCTGCGGCGCATCATAACCTCCCACGCCGCAGCCGACACGGACGGCACCAATGTGGTGTTACACGACACCTCTATCCCCCTCCGCCCCGCGCTTGAGGGCAACGCTGGTCTCGCGCCACTGTTCGCGACCGTCGGCTTGCCGGCGATATCTACTGCAACCCTCTCCGATAccgagatcaaggcggCAGAAGCACTAGCTCCTAGTGTCGTTACGCCGGGCGGGGTGAACGCACAAGTTACCGAGCTTGCACCGCACTTTCGCGTGGAGATGCACCGGACCAACTCGCTCGACTATAACGTGTTCGTGTCGGGCAGCGCATATCTCATCACGCCAAagggaggcggagaggaACGGacgctcgtcaaggccggAGAGGTGGTCGTGCAGCGCGGCACGTTACATGCTTGGGAGGCAACGGCGGAGGGGGCGCGATGGGTGActgtggtggtggcggcgttgTCGGTTGAGATTGGGGGGAaggagctggaggaagTCATGTTCTGGTGA
- a CDS encoding uncharacterized protein (Phospholipid methyltransferase), whose product MSFLETRVPPPLLAILSGYSITVLADRFPEYAYDIPYRPYVAGGIAAVGLVINLKAIFDFRKHKTTMTPFSPNKSSTVVRDGVFALTRNPMYLSLCFGLTAWSVWKKAPLGAGVIAVFIAYMTRFQIIPEERALQANFGDDYASYKKSVRRWI is encoded by the coding sequence ATGTCCTTCCTCGAGACCCGCgtcccccctcccctccttgCCATCCTCTCTGGCTACAGCATCAcggtcctcgccgaccgctTTCCCGAGTACGCATACGACATTCCTTACCGGCCGTACGTCGCGGGCGGCATTGCGGCCGTGGGCCTCGTGATCAACCTCAAAGCCATCTTCGACTTCCGCAAGCATAAGACGACCATGACTCCCTTCTCTCCCAACAAGAGCAGCACGGTCGTCCGCGATGGCGTTTTCGCCCTCACCCGCAACCCCATGTACCTCTCGCTCTGCTTCGGACTCACGGCCTGGAGTGTGTGGAAGAAGGCACCACTCGGAGCCGGCGTGATCGCCGTGTTCATCGCGTACATGACCCGCTTCCAGATTATTCCagaggagcgcgcgctGCAGGCCAACTTTGGAGACGATTATGCTTCGTACAAGAAGTCGGTGCGGCGCTGGATTTAA
- the RRD1 gene encoding uncharacterized protein (PPIases accelerate the folding of proteins. It catalyzes the cis-trans isomerization of proline imidic peptide bonds in oligopeptides) has product MPLQTTTRAPRPLASTSMPPPTSIPHRKHGHTAASYAAPALAGLADAVVLPSNPAPPAPVLTTEDAVHAWPATPGYRGFIDWLRVRCERIRGRPIVDGPPAYDGASETTTTFLRLLDAMVDWVDEVPPFPQENQRFGNRAFRDYIGLVEKRLPSYFPESLPPHLLDQLLPLLIQSHAFGHPTRLDYGTGHELAFILGLWVCVVSGWAGDADAQDQLVLRVFPRYLDLTTKLQAMYRLEPAGSHGVWGLDDFAFLPYLFGSAQLLGGPTSPAEALKLATTTEAPFTDLYTLTLHRVGLFKRGAAFSEHSPLLDSLSTFPNWVKPHSGLLKMFQAEVLGKRVVVQGLWVGGWCWGEHIPSPEVSQDDEPVSEGGAATAAPWKAEQLRRANEAWGH; this is encoded by the exons ATGCCATTACAAACGACGACCCGCGCGCCCCGACCGCTGGCGTCCACTTCGAtgccaccacccaccagTATACCTCATCGGAAGCACGGACATACCGCCGCATCTTATGCAGCCCCGGCGCTAGCAGGCCTCGCTGACGCTGTCGTCCTCccctccaaccccgcccCGCCTGCCCCGGTCCTGAcgaccgaggacgccgtTCACGCCTGGCCCGCGACTCCGGGATATCGCGGGTTCATTGACTGGTTGCGCGTACGGTGCGAACGGATCCGCGGGCGCCCAATCGTTGACGGGCCTCCCGCGTATGACGGTGCTTCCGAG accACTACCACgttcctccgcctcctcgacgccatggTCGACTgggttgacgaggtccCACCTTTCCCACAGGAGAACCAGCGCTTCGGAAATCGCGCGTTTCGAGACTATATCGGGCTCGTGGAGAAG CGACTCCCGTCTTACTTCCCGGAGAGCCTGCCACCACACCTTCTTGACCAGCTCCTCCCACTTCTGATTCAGTCTCATGCGTTCGGTCACCCCACACGTTTAGATTACGGAACGGGACACGAGCTCGccttcatcctcggcctctgGGTGTGCGTCGTCTCCGGCTGGGCAggcgacgcggacgcgcAGGACCAGCTTGTGCTTCGAGTCTTTCCTCGCTACCTCGACCTCACGACCAAGCTGCAAGCAATGTACCGACTCGAGCCGGCGGGCTCCCACGGTGTGTGgggcctcgacgacttTGCTTTCCTTCCGTACCTCTTCGGTTCCGcgcagctgctcggcgGACCCACGTCGCCAGCGGAGGCACTCAAGTTAGCAACAACGACTGAGGCGCCGTTCACTGACCTGTATACGCTCACTTTGCATCGAGTGGGTCTGTTTAAACGCGGTGCAGCGTTCAGCGAGCATTCCCCACTCCTGGATAGCCTGTCGACATTCCCGAACTGGGTCAAGCCACACAGCGGGTTACTTAAGATGTTCCAGGCCGAAGTGCTCGGCAAGCGTGTTGTTGTGCAGGGCCTCTGGGTAGGTGGGTGGTGCTGGGGTGAGCACATTCCCAGCCCCGAAGTGTCGCAGGACGATGAGCCTGTGTCGGAGGGCGGAGCAGCGACAGCTGCTCCCTGGAAGGCCGAGCAACTGCGCCGCGCAAACGAGGCGTGGGGCCACTAA
- a CDS encoding uncharacterized protein (Putative RNA methylase family UPF0020) — MPRYFLRGSLEHPSFRLPEIHAIAELFGFEVRVISEAPEKGILIVDVDSEEHIERLLDRGILVFFACELYAHAHTYEELQAAMRERAAEGIFEPHMDKSWKIAVECVNNHATDRRSLDVINSFGWIGLRGKINLRKPQCELVVLEDYKYVTIHTKEARLDRDGQFQEVYFGRRVGFSRARPLINAHEVKSRAFFGNTSMESEMGLLMAGQACPAPGRIMYDPFVGTGSCLYGVAHWGSLVIGSDIDARQFRGKEKGKDIVPGIMRSAKQYGIDQRFLDNMCFDITNGPWRRGGVLDAIITDPPYGVRAGAKRLGKASTRKRNVLRDEPFLMPDGTYAHQNPDYVPPSKPYELVDLTKDLVQLARYLLVPGGRLVFFLPTVTDEYDEVDIPVVEGMKELKWGEGSVQSFGRWGRRLITMVKTAEDDGPRPTFGDHSDLLAEKEPGHHRFAQKYFKSSRGGSEATSVTGAATPVPEGEVDVDVVTEGVEKVQV; from the exons ATGCCGCGCTACTTTCTCCGCGGCTCACTCGAGCACCCCTCCTTCCGACTGCCCGAAATCCATGCCATTGCGGAGCTCTTCGGCTTCGAGGTGCGCGTGATCTCCGAGGCGCCGGAGAAGGGCATCCTGATTGTTGATGTCGACAGCGAGGAGCACATCGAGCGTCTTCTCGACCGCGGCATCCTCGTCTT CTTCGCGTGTGAGCTGTACGCTCACGCGCATACGTACGAGGAGCTGCAGGCTGCCATGCGTGAGCGCGCGGCTGAGGGCATCTTCGAGCCGCACATGGACAAGAGCTGGAAGATTGCCGTCGAGTGTGTCAATAATCACGCTACGGACCGGCGGTcgctcgacgtcatcaACAGCTTTGGGTGGATCGGATTGCGTGGCAAGATCAACCTCAGGAAGCCTCAGTGCGAGCTTGTCGTGCTTGAGGACT ACAAGTATGTCACGATCCACACGAAGGAGGCGCGTCTTGACCGCGACGGACAGTTCCAGGAGGTGTACTTTGGCCGCCGAGTGGGCTTCTCGCGGGCACGCCCACTCATTAATGCGCACGAGGTCAAGTCCCGCGCATTCTTCGGCAACACAAGCATGGAGAGCGAGATGGGTCTCCTGATGGCAGGACAGGCTTGT cccGCTCCTGGCAGGATCATGTACGACCCGTTCGTCGGCACCGGCTCGTGCCTGTATGGTGTCGCACACTGGGGTTCGCTGGTCATCGGGTCAGACATCGATGCGCGCCAGTTCCGCGGCAAAG agaagggcaaggacatTGTCCCTGGCATTATGCGCAGCGCTAAGCAATACGGCATTGACCAGCGCTTCCTCGACAACATGTGCTTTGACATCACAAATGGACCAtggcgccgcggcggtgtGCTCGACGCGATTATCACCGACCCTCCTT ATGGTGTGCGGGCCGGTGCGAAGCGTCTTGGCAAGGCGTCGACCCGCAAGCGCAACGTTCTTCGTGACGAGCCGTTCCTCATGCCCGATGGGACGTATGCCCACCA AAACCCTGACTACGTCCCTCCTTCGAAACCGTACGAGCTAGTCGACCTGACCAAGGATCTCGTTCAGCTTGCGCGGTACCTGCTTGTTCCTGGAGGACGCCTCGTCTTTTTCCTCCCAACCGTGACGGATGAgtacgacgaggtggacatccccgtcgtcgagggcatGAAGGAGCTCAAGTGGGGCGAGGGTAGCGTACAGAGCTTTGGACGTTGGGGCAGGAGG ctcaTCACCATGGTTaagacggccgaggacgacgggcCGCGCCCCACGTTCGGTGACCACAGCGATCTGCTtgccgagaaggagccAGGGCACCACCGATTCGCACAAAAG TACTTCAAGAGCTCTCGCGGAGGCAGCGAGGCAACGTCTGTGACTGGAGCTGCGACACCCGTGCCGGAaggcgaggtcgatgtTGATGTCGTGACGGAGGGTGTGGAGAAGGTGCAGGTGTGA